A DNA window from Luteolibacter luteus contains the following coding sequences:
- the queC gene encoding 7-cyano-7-deazaguanine synthase QueC yields MKTVVLLSGGMDSVTAFYEVLREHEVVAALSFDYGSKHNACEIPFAKLHADRAGIPHRSIDLGFMNECFASDLLQSGGEIPDGHYAEENMKRTVVPFRNGIMLAVACGFAESVEADALAIAAHSGDHAIYPDCREPFMQGMATAMEEGTYARIKLLRPFIAMDKTAIARRGAELGINFAETWSCYKGGSIHCGTCGTCVERREAFLLAGIPDPTEYLSTPEIPPAP; encoded by the coding sequence ATGAAAACCGTGGTGCTCCTCAGCGGCGGCATGGATTCCGTCACCGCCTTCTACGAAGTGCTGCGCGAGCACGAGGTAGTGGCAGCCCTGTCCTTCGACTACGGCTCGAAGCACAATGCCTGCGAGATCCCCTTCGCGAAGCTCCATGCCGATCGCGCCGGGATTCCGCATCGTAGCATCGACCTCGGCTTCATGAACGAATGCTTCGCCTCCGATCTGCTGCAGAGCGGCGGCGAGATCCCGGATGGCCACTATGCGGAGGAAAACATGAAACGCACCGTGGTGCCCTTCCGCAATGGCATCATGCTGGCCGTCGCTTGCGGCTTCGCGGAAAGCGTCGAGGCGGATGCATTGGCAATTGCCGCCCACTCCGGCGATCACGCCATCTATCCGGACTGCCGCGAACCCTTCATGCAAGGCATGGCCACCGCCATGGAAGAAGGCACCTACGCCCGCATCAAGCTATTGCGTCCCTTCATCGCGATGGACAAGACCGCCATTGCCCGGCGCGGCGCGGAGCTCGGCATCAACTTCGCGGAAACGTGGTCCTGCTACAAGGGCGGGAGCATCCATTGCGGCACCTGCGGCACCTGTGTGGAGCGCCGCGAAGCCTTCCTGCTCGCAGGAATTCCAGACCCCACGGAATACCTCAGCACGCCCGAGATCCCGCCGGCGCCTTGA
- the queF gene encoding preQ(1) synthase — protein MNTSELTLLGHSENRLPASPDEATLETFPNCRPGRRFWITLDCPEFSSLCPVTGQPDTAHLVIRYVPGERCVETKSLKFYLASFRNLPAFNEEIVNRVLDDLRNAMNPLEIIVSGKFSPRGGIQLTAEARFPEA, from the coding sequence GTGAACACTTCCGAACTGACCCTCCTCGGCCATTCCGAGAACCGCCTCCCGGCCAGCCCGGATGAGGCGACGCTGGAAACTTTCCCGAATTGCCGCCCGGGCCGCCGCTTCTGGATCACGCTGGATTGCCCGGAATTTTCCTCGCTCTGTCCGGTCACCGGCCAGCCCGACACCGCCCATCTGGTGATCCGCTACGTGCCGGGAGAACGCTGCGTGGAAACGAAGTCCCTGAAGTTCTACCTCGCCTCCTTCCGGAACCTGCCCGCCTTCAACGAGGAAATCGTGAACCGCGTGCTCGATGACCTGCGGAACGCAATGAATCCGCTGGAGATCATCGTGAGCGGCAAGTTCTCGCCGCGCGGTGGCATTCAGCTGACCGCCGAAGCACGCTTCCCCGAGGCCTGA
- a CDS encoding DUF6607 family protein, whose amino-acid sequence MKARFLLPLLAWVLGLPVLAEEKEAPAREIKAAPVSGGHVFAWPFLSSEEMKPRGATTTGSEVTLMSGSKEAWKRLQEPGLDKLEKDRRAILALAGNYRVSFDFTETVGLAENFKPTRPYFSWGTENVTLLEDRGKFISLQHSLVMYFKDEKGGVSGPHVMKHWRQDWTYEDPEMQVYQGDLTWKKTATPQPQGKWTQAVFQVDDSPRYEVAGAWNHDGGLSIWRSDNCPRPLPRREFSIRKDYNVLEGIHEISITPNGWVHVQSNRKLQVNKDGSRKYVGQELGVDRYEEITAPDLATGFNQYWAKTSGYWKDVRETWAKILKEKESFTLKDTYDEKQLFEIHFEYAAGLEEAEKPDPAADLKHAQETIGHFLEP is encoded by the coding sequence ATGAAAGCGCGATTTCTTCTCCCTCTGCTCGCCTGGGTCCTCGGGCTCCCCGTTCTGGCCGAAGAAAAGGAAGCCCCGGCTCGGGAGATCAAGGCTGCCCCGGTTTCGGGAGGGCATGTTTTTGCGTGGCCATTCCTGAGCTCGGAGGAAATGAAGCCGCGCGGGGCGACCACGACGGGTTCCGAGGTGACCCTGATGAGCGGCTCGAAGGAGGCATGGAAGCGCTTGCAGGAGCCGGGCTTGGATAAGCTGGAGAAGGACCGCCGCGCGATCCTTGCCTTGGCGGGAAATTATCGGGTGAGCTTCGATTTCACGGAGACCGTCGGGCTCGCGGAGAATTTCAAGCCGACCCGGCCCTACTTTTCCTGGGGTACGGAAAATGTGACCCTGTTGGAAGACCGCGGGAAATTCATCAGTCTTCAGCATTCTCTGGTGATGTATTTCAAGGACGAGAAGGGCGGGGTCAGCGGTCCTCACGTGATGAAGCACTGGCGGCAGGACTGGACCTATGAGGACCCTGAAATGCAGGTCTATCAGGGCGACCTTACTTGGAAGAAAACCGCCACGCCGCAGCCACAAGGCAAATGGACGCAGGCCGTCTTCCAAGTGGATGATTCACCGCGCTATGAGGTGGCCGGCGCATGGAACCACGATGGCGGGCTCTCGATCTGGCGCAGTGACAATTGCCCGCGGCCGCTCCCGCGTCGTGAGTTTTCGATTCGCAAGGACTACAATGTCCTCGAAGGGATCCATGAAATTTCGATCACTCCGAATGGCTGGGTCCACGTGCAGAGCAATCGCAAGCTGCAGGTGAACAAGGATGGCAGCCGCAAGTATGTGGGGCAGGAACTGGGGGTGGATCGTTACGAAGAGATCACCGCGCCTGACCTTGCGACCGGCTTCAACCAATATTGGGCGAAGACCAGTGGCTATTGGAAGGATGTGCGCGAGACCTGGGCCAAGATTCTAAAGGAGAAGGAGAGCTTCACCTTGAAGGATACCTACGATGAGAAGCAGCTCTTCGAGATCCACTTCGAATACGCCGCGGGCTTGGAGGAGGCGGAGAAGCCGGATCCGGCTGCGGATCTGAAGCACGCGCAGGAAACCATCGGGCACTTCCTGGAGCCCTGA
- a CDS encoding SGNH/GDSL hydrolase family protein: MAVSLAAAPLPAADAPARPRRAAAKQEAAKEPPLKWRDVKEWGVEGRAFGDMERKSWFDRLPARAEGKVTNQVWRLGQDTAGMLVRFKTDAKAIWANYKLREARLAQPNLTAIGASGLDLYARDAEGKWRWVGVTKPDNQEVRQAIVSGMAPGFREYMLYLPLYNGIENLEIGVAPDAKFEAVAPRQEKPIVFYGTSITHGASASRPGMCHTAILGRRFDRHVVNLGFSGNGRMDAAVGDLLVEIDAAVYVIDCVPNMNAEAVREKCIPLVKQLRAAKPEVPILLVEDRRNTNSWVLPQRNSHHEKNHEALKECFASLQAEGIKNLHYLPGDKLLGDDGEASTDGSHPSDLGFVRQADVFESVLRPLLGAK; this comes from the coding sequence ATGGCCGTATCACTGGCGGCTGCACCGCTGCCTGCTGCCGACGCACCCGCGAGACCTCGCCGGGCCGCGGCCAAGCAAGAAGCAGCGAAGGAGCCGCCGCTCAAGTGGCGTGACGTAAAGGAGTGGGGCGTGGAAGGCCGGGCCTTCGGCGACATGGAGCGGAAGTCGTGGTTCGATCGCTTGCCTGCTCGCGCCGAGGGCAAGGTGACCAACCAGGTCTGGAGGCTTGGCCAGGACACCGCGGGGATGCTGGTTCGTTTCAAAACGGATGCCAAGGCCATCTGGGCAAATTATAAGCTGCGGGAAGCCCGGCTGGCTCAGCCGAATCTAACGGCCATCGGTGCCAGCGGACTCGATCTTTACGCCCGTGACGCGGAGGGGAAGTGGCGCTGGGTTGGAGTGACGAAGCCTGACAATCAAGAGGTGCGGCAGGCAATTGTCAGCGGCATGGCGCCGGGCTTCCGCGAATACATGCTCTATCTCCCTCTCTACAACGGGATCGAAAATCTTGAGATCGGCGTGGCCCCAGACGCGAAGTTCGAAGCCGTGGCGCCGCGCCAGGAAAAGCCGATTGTTTTCTACGGCACCTCCATCACGCACGGAGCAAGCGCTTCGCGTCCCGGCATGTGCCACACTGCGATCCTCGGTCGCCGCTTTGACCGGCATGTGGTCAATCTCGGCTTCTCCGGGAACGGCCGGATGGATGCAGCCGTGGGGGATTTGCTCGTGGAGATCGATGCCGCGGTTTATGTTATCGATTGCGTCCCGAACATGAACGCCGAAGCCGTGCGGGAAAAGTGCATCCCGCTGGTGAAACAACTCCGGGCGGCCAAGCCGGAGGTTCCTATTCTTCTAGTGGAAGATCGCCGGAACACGAACTCATGGGTGCTTCCGCAGCGCAATAGCCACCACGAGAAAAACCATGAAGCTCTGAAGGAATGCTTTGCTTCCTTGCAGGCGGAAGGGATTAAGAATCTCCACTATCTGCCCGGCGACAAGCTTCTCGGGGATGACGGTGAAGCTTCAACCGACGGCTCCCATCCGAGCGACCTTGGCTTTGTTCGTCAGGCAGATGTCTTCGAGTCCGTGCTGAGGCCTCTGCTTGGTGCCAAGTAA
- a CDS encoding glycogen synthase, translating into MRAKRAKPRRPRILIVTPELNGSRFLGKNGQSAPCAKAGGLADISTLLVDELADRGIDVRVAMPHFRSLFSEAKSPLSRRLHLCHDREFFYRRSVYDGSPESNLRAALAFQRDVIHNVLPKVRPDIVHCHDWMTALVPAAARSMGIRSLFTVHNLHDEKVTLENIEDRGIDAAGFWNLLHYSRFPSSYGESRSNNPVNLMASGVHAADLVNTVSPSFLEELMDGRHPKGWGLVDVLRGKQRFGAASGIINSPDASYSPEIDTKIAHPYDAAAHREAKRANKLALQKSLGLEEDADAPLLFWPSRLDPVQKGCGLFSDILYRLVSDYWGLGLQVVLVADGPSRPHFEHIADFHGLRHRIAVRGFNETLSRQAYAASDFCLVPSAYEPCGLAQMVALKYGSLPIVHRTGGLQDTVSHLDADNHRGNGFSFEVHDCNGLRWAIDEAIRFFIRPAADREREVRRIMLQSEKDFSPRATADAYIKLYEQLSDRPISRASEIPSASSRPLI; encoded by the coding sequence TTGCGAGCCAAGCGCGCCAAGCCGCGGCGCCCACGCATCCTGATCGTAACGCCGGAATTGAACGGCAGCCGCTTCTTGGGCAAAAACGGCCAGAGTGCCCCTTGCGCAAAGGCAGGAGGCCTGGCGGATATCAGCACCCTGTTGGTGGATGAACTTGCCGACCGCGGGATCGACGTACGCGTGGCGATGCCCCACTTCCGGAGCCTTTTCAGTGAAGCGAAGTCGCCCCTTTCCCGGCGCCTTCACCTTTGTCACGATCGCGAATTTTTCTACCGCCGATCCGTTTACGACGGCTCGCCGGAGTCGAACCTCCGGGCCGCCCTCGCCTTCCAGCGTGATGTGATCCACAACGTGCTGCCGAAAGTGAGACCGGACATCGTGCATTGCCACGATTGGATGACAGCCTTGGTTCCGGCGGCCGCGCGGAGCATGGGAATTCGCAGCCTTTTCACGGTGCACAATCTCCACGACGAAAAGGTGACCCTCGAAAACATCGAGGATCGCGGCATCGACGCCGCGGGTTTCTGGAACCTTCTGCACTATTCGCGGTTCCCCTCTTCGTATGGTGAGAGCCGAAGCAATAATCCGGTGAACCTCATGGCATCCGGAGTCCATGCTGCGGATCTGGTGAATACCGTGAGCCCGTCCTTCCTGGAAGAGCTCATGGACGGTCGCCACCCGAAGGGCTGGGGTCTGGTGGATGTCCTTCGCGGAAAGCAGCGTTTCGGAGCTGCCAGCGGTATCATCAACTCCCCGGATGCTTCCTACTCACCGGAGATCGATACCAAGATCGCGCACCCTTATGATGCCGCAGCTCATCGCGAGGCGAAACGGGCGAACAAGCTCGCGCTGCAAAAGAGTCTTGGCTTGGAAGAAGATGCCGACGCGCCGCTGCTCTTCTGGCCATCACGCCTCGATCCCGTGCAGAAGGGCTGCGGGCTGTTCTCGGATATCCTCTATCGCCTCGTCAGCGACTACTGGGGCCTCGGGCTTCAAGTTGTCCTTGTGGCCGATGGCCCTTCACGCCCGCACTTCGAGCATATCGCCGACTTTCATGGCCTTCGCCATCGGATCGCCGTGCGCGGCTTCAACGAGACACTTTCCCGGCAGGCCTATGCCGCTTCGGATTTCTGCCTCGTTCCTTCCGCCTACGAACCCTGCGGTCTCGCCCAGATGGTAGCCCTGAAGTATGGCAGCCTCCCGATCGTCCACCGCACCGGTGGTCTCCAGGATACGGTCAGCCACCTGGATGCGGACAATCACAGGGGCAATGGCTTCTCCTTCGAAGTCCATGATTGCAATGGCCTGCGCTGGGCCATCGATGAAGCGATCCGATTCTTCATCCGCCCGGCCGCGGACCGTGAACGGGAAGTCCGCCGTATCATGCTGCAGAGTGAGAAGGATTTCTCACCCCGTGCCACCGCGGACGCCTACATCAAGCTTTACGAGCAACTCTCCGACCGGCCGATCAGCCGTGCCTCGGAGATTCCGTCGGCTTCTTCACGGCCGCTCATCTAA
- a CDS encoding alpha-amylase family glycosyl hydrolase, with translation MNSSPIHSRATKPRTPKHKRPHTSIHPGVGAIPHKEGTSFRVWAPHAETVAVIGSFNEWEERGVDLISEEGGFWSVLVPEAKEGDHYKFRISRDGQTLIKVDPRARLIDPETGNGVIYKDSFDWGDEAWETPSLNEAVIYELHVGTFGGRKNGDTGTFREVIRRLPYLKDLGVNVIELMPPTEYPGETSWGYNPCHPFAVEATYGGPDELKFLIREAHRNGIAVLLDVVYNHFGPDNLDLWQFDGWSEDGMGGIYFYNDWRAETPWGHTRPDYGREEVRQYLRDNALMWIEEFHADGLRMDAVSYIRRSKGHDHHESVDLPEGWQVLQWINKDLKLHSHRTLSIAEDLGSNEALTAWVDDGGAGFDSQWDASFVHPLRAVLEGPDDDARDPGAMISAIIPSFAGDVFRRVIYSESHDEVANGKQRLVSEIDPENPASVWAQRRSLQAAGVVLTSPGVPMIFQGQEFLEDGWFDDHEALHWEKARLFRGIRLAYRDLIGLRRNLSGLTKGLTGQYVDVFHRNHEGKVLAWHRWHEGGPRDSTVIVLNLSHVSHDFYELVLPAEGEWKVRFNADWSGYSPDFGDADLTVIEARREETGYPAVTGGLQLPPYALVILSQD, from the coding sequence ATGAATTCATCTCCAATCCACTCCCGCGCAACGAAGCCCCGCACACCAAAGCACAAACGTCCCCATACCTCCATTCATCCCGGCGTCGGAGCGATTCCCCACAAGGAAGGGACCAGCTTCCGCGTGTGGGCTCCTCATGCCGAGACTGTGGCAGTCATAGGTTCCTTCAATGAGTGGGAAGAGCGCGGGGTCGATCTCATTTCCGAAGAAGGTGGATTCTGGAGTGTTTTGGTTCCTGAGGCCAAGGAGGGTGACCACTATAAGTTCCGTATTTCCCGGGACGGGCAAACCTTGATCAAAGTCGATCCCCGAGCCCGCCTCATCGATCCGGAAACGGGGAACGGGGTCATCTACAAGGACAGCTTCGACTGGGGAGACGAAGCATGGGAGACGCCCAGTCTGAATGAAGCGGTCATCTACGAGCTCCATGTCGGCACCTTCGGAGGAAGGAAGAATGGAGATACCGGCACTTTCCGCGAGGTGATCCGTCGCCTGCCTTATCTGAAGGATCTCGGCGTCAACGTGATCGAACTCATGCCGCCGACCGAATATCCGGGCGAGACCTCCTGGGGCTACAATCCGTGCCACCCCTTCGCCGTGGAGGCCACCTACGGAGGACCGGATGAACTGAAGTTTCTCATCCGCGAGGCGCACCGCAACGGCATCGCGGTGTTGCTCGACGTCGTCTACAACCACTTCGGTCCGGACAACCTCGACCTCTGGCAATTCGACGGATGGTCGGAGGACGGGATGGGAGGAATCTACTTCTACAATGACTGGCGCGCGGAAACCCCATGGGGTCACACCCGCCCCGACTACGGTCGCGAAGAAGTCCGCCAATACCTTCGCGACAATGCCCTGATGTGGATCGAGGAATTCCACGCCGATGGCCTGCGCATGGATGCGGTCAGCTATATCCGCCGTTCAAAGGGTCACGATCACCACGAATCGGTGGACTTGCCCGAGGGCTGGCAAGTTCTCCAATGGATCAACAAGGACCTGAAACTCCACTCCCACCGTACCCTTTCGATCGCGGAAGATCTCGGTAGCAATGAAGCACTCACCGCGTGGGTGGATGACGGCGGCGCAGGATTCGATTCCCAGTGGGATGCCAGCTTTGTCCACCCCTTGCGCGCGGTGCTGGAAGGCCCCGATGACGATGCGCGCGATCCGGGAGCGATGATCTCCGCCATCATTCCTTCCTTCGCCGGCGATGTCTTCCGCCGGGTAATCTACTCCGAGTCCCACGATGAGGTGGCAAATGGCAAGCAACGCCTGGTGTCCGAAATCGATCCCGAAAATCCCGCGAGCGTGTGGGCCCAGCGACGCAGTCTCCAAGCCGCCGGGGTGGTACTCACTTCACCGGGCGTGCCGATGATTTTCCAAGGACAGGAGTTCCTGGAGGATGGCTGGTTTGACGACCACGAAGCCTTGCATTGGGAAAAAGCCCGGCTTTTCCGGGGCATCCGCCTCGCCTATCGCGATCTTATCGGCCTGCGCCGCAATCTTTCGGGTCTTACCAAGGGCCTCACCGGTCAATACGTCGACGTCTTTCACCGCAACCATGAGGGGAAGGTGCTGGCGTGGCATCGCTGGCATGAGGGCGGCCCACGGGATAGCACGGTTATCGTCCTGAATCTCTCCCATGTGTCGCACGACTTCTACGAATTGGTCCTCCCGGCCGAGGGCGAGTGGAAGGTTCGATTCAATGCGGACTGGAGCGGCTACAGCCCGGATTTTGGCGATGCGGACCTCACCGTAATCGAAGCGCGCCGCGAGGAGACAGGATATCCGGCAGTCACCGGAGGCCTACAACTTCCGCCTTATGCCTTGGTCATCTTGAGCCAGGATTGA
- a CDS encoding NAD(P)/FAD-dependent oxidoreductase codes for MDLTSDHPYWRLKNGILANYPPLDRDRRCDIVILGAGITGALISEALTADGHEVIVLDGREVGTGSTSASTALLQYEIDTHLTDLTAIHGEKHARMAYRACYESIDLLEERISGLGLEACHFTRKDSVYLASRKRDVPVLREEAAARINAGIEVHEWSASDVMEHLGISYPSALHSPQAAEVDAYRLAHGMFCRTLQRGGLIFDRTKVTGMEVDGSGVVLCTERGFKVRAKRLVVAMGYETEQLFDTAKLVNLRSSFAIASEPLDEVPNWWRRCLLWETARPYFYLRGDSDGRAIIGGEDVAFRNPPARDRLIHRKCRRLEQRFHELFPQANMETAYSWAGTFGETEDGLAYIGTYRKHPLCYFALGFGGNGISYSIIAAEIIRAALKGTPHPYAEVFRFER; via the coding sequence ATGGACCTCACCTCGGATCATCCCTATTGGCGGCTCAAGAATGGCATTTTGGCAAATTACCCTCCTCTGGATCGAGATCGACGTTGCGATATTGTGATCCTTGGGGCTGGGATTACCGGTGCCTTGATCTCCGAGGCGCTGACCGCGGATGGCCATGAGGTGATCGTGCTGGATGGGCGGGAAGTGGGAACCGGCAGCACCAGTGCCAGCACGGCGTTGTTGCAATACGAGATCGACACGCATCTCACCGACCTGACGGCCATACACGGGGAGAAGCATGCCCGCATGGCTTACCGCGCCTGCTACGAGAGCATCGATTTGCTTGAGGAGCGGATCTCCGGCTTGGGTCTTGAAGCATGCCACTTCACGCGAAAGGATAGCGTCTACTTGGCTTCCCGGAAGAGGGATGTGCCGGTGCTTCGCGAGGAAGCCGCAGCCCGGATCAATGCAGGCATCGAGGTCCATGAGTGGAGCGCTTCCGATGTTATGGAGCATCTCGGCATCTCCTATCCCTCGGCCCTGCACTCCCCGCAGGCTGCGGAGGTGGATGCCTACCGCTTGGCTCACGGGATGTTTTGCAGGACCTTGCAGCGCGGCGGCTTGATCTTTGATCGCACCAAGGTCACCGGCATGGAGGTGGACGGAAGCGGTGTCGTCCTTTGCACGGAACGCGGCTTCAAGGTGCGCGCCAAACGGCTGGTGGTGGCGATGGGTTACGAGACCGAGCAGCTCTTCGATACCGCGAAGCTGGTGAATCTGCGCAGCTCCTTTGCGATCGCCTCAGAGCCTCTGGACGAAGTGCCGAACTGGTGGCGGCGCTGCCTGCTTTGGGAGACTGCGCGGCCTTACTTCTACCTGCGTGGCGATAGCGATGGACGTGCGATCATCGGCGGGGAGGATGTCGCTTTCCGGAATCCTCCCGCGAGGGATCGCCTGATACACAGGAAATGCCGGCGGCTGGAGCAGCGGTTCCACGAACTCTTTCCGCAGGCAAACATGGAGACAGCCTATTCCTGGGCAGGAACCTTTGGTGAGACGGAAGACGGGCTGGCTTACATCGGCACCTATCGGAAGCATCCGCTGTGCTATTTCGCGCTCGGCTTTGGCGGAAACGGGATCAGCTACAGCATCATTGCCGCCGAGATCATTCGCGCTGCCTTGAAAGGGACACCGCATCCCTATGCGGAGGTCTTTCGCTTCGAGCGCTAG
- a CDS encoding TIGR02587 family membrane protein produces MNFSHSRSIPQSAREYGRGIAGGLMFSLPLLYTMEVWWTGFVLHPGRILLYILATFILLILYNRFAGLRRDASIVEVAIDSVEEMGIGVVIAAAILWITGRIDSGMDLSEISGKITMEAMTVAIGVSVGTAQLGADDDGDEGLSGDDGRGSEGYLPQAAIALCGAVLFAANVAPTEEIQVIAMESRPGNLLLLALCSLALGGLVLHFAEIQGHHLHVARDSFLASARGVITTYAVALTAGAACLFFFGQFDGQPLRMILAQTIVIGVPAVLGASAGRLLLQVRPPGA; encoded by the coding sequence GTGAACTTCAGCCATAGCCGCAGCATTCCCCAATCCGCCCGCGAGTATGGCCGCGGGATCGCTGGCGGCCTGATGTTTTCCCTGCCTCTGCTTTACACCATGGAGGTCTGGTGGACCGGCTTCGTGCTTCATCCCGGTCGGATCCTTCTCTACATCCTCGCCACCTTCATCCTGCTGATTCTCTACAACCGTTTCGCTGGCTTGCGACGGGATGCGAGCATCGTCGAAGTGGCCATTGATTCGGTGGAGGAAATGGGCATCGGAGTTGTGATCGCGGCGGCAATTCTCTGGATTACCGGACGGATCGACTCAGGAATGGATCTCTCCGAAATCTCGGGGAAAATCACAATGGAAGCGATGACCGTGGCTATCGGCGTATCGGTCGGTACCGCGCAGTTGGGCGCGGACGACGATGGTGACGAAGGATTATCCGGAGACGATGGCCGCGGCTCCGAAGGCTACCTCCCGCAGGCCGCGATTGCCCTCTGCGGGGCGGTCCTCTTCGCTGCAAACGTGGCTCCTACCGAAGAGATCCAGGTGATTGCCATGGAGAGCCGCCCGGGCAATCTGCTGTTGCTGGCTCTTTGCTCACTCGCGCTCGGCGGACTGGTCCTCCACTTCGCGGAGATCCAGGGTCATCACCTTCATGTGGCGCGCGATTCCTTTCTTGCAAGCGCGCGCGGGGTGATCACCACCTACGCGGTCGCCCTGACGGCAGGAGCTGCGTGCCTCTTCTTCTTCGGTCAGTTTGACGGCCAACCGTTGCGGATGATCCTCGCGCAGACCATCGTCATCGGGGTGCCTGCAGTGCTCGGTGCCTCTGCCGGACGCCTGCTGCTACAGGTCAGGCCGCCGGGTGCATGA
- a CDS encoding MgtC/SapB family protein, whose product MDFELNVLTRASLAICLSGILGWEREAAGKSAGIRTHMLVGLGAALFVILGELFVMRFDGGGHEQMRFDPIRVIEAVVTGVSFLGAGTIFVSRGKERVKGLTTAASILVTAAVGMMVGLQYYLVACGITVLIFVVLHVLGWLKEKLEKPVDHPPGGHA is encoded by the coding sequence ATGGATTTCGAGTTGAACGTCCTGACGCGTGCTTCGCTCGCCATCTGCCTATCCGGTATCCTCGGATGGGAGCGTGAAGCTGCCGGAAAATCGGCGGGCATTCGCACGCACATGCTCGTTGGCTTGGGTGCGGCATTGTTCGTGATTCTCGGAGAGTTGTTCGTGATGCGTTTTGATGGAGGGGGCCACGAGCAAATGCGCTTTGATCCGATCCGCGTGATCGAGGCCGTGGTCACCGGCGTGAGCTTTCTGGGAGCGGGCACGATTTTCGTTTCACGGGGGAAAGAGCGGGTGAAGGGCCTGACTACTGCCGCCTCCATCCTCGTGACGGCAGCGGTGGGCATGATGGTAGGGCTGCAATACTACCTGGTCGCCTGCGGTATAACCGTGCTGATCTTTGTCGTTCTCCATGTGCTCGGCTGGCTGAAAGAGAAGCTGGAGAAGCCCGTGGACCATCCGCCCGGAGGACACGCGTGA
- a CDS encoding ferritin-like domain-containing protein produces MITNLEQLYIDQLRDLYSAEKQLIAALPEMAAHASHEELRDAFNHHLQETKEQQRRLQEIFDRHGLNPEGEECDAMRGLIKEAGKHIPDTSPGSVRDAVLIACANRVEHYEIAAYGVAKAFADCLGYHDDVKTLGKTLEEEGNADQTITRIATGGLFRSGVNEEALH; encoded by the coding sequence ATGATCACGAATCTCGAACAACTGTACATCGACCAACTCCGGGACCTCTACAGCGCGGAAAAACAACTCATTGCCGCACTTCCGGAGATGGCGGCCCATGCTTCGCATGAAGAGCTCCGCGACGCCTTCAACCACCATCTTCAGGAAACGAAGGAACAGCAGAGGCGGCTTCAGGAAATCTTCGACCGCCATGGCCTGAATCCGGAAGGCGAGGAGTGCGATGCCATGCGCGGCTTGATCAAGGAAGCGGGCAAGCACATCCCTGACACCTCCCCGGGCAGCGTCCGCGACGCCGTCCTGATCGCCTGTGCGAACCGGGTCGAGCACTATGAAATTGCCGCCTACGGCGTGGCCAAGGCCTTCGCCGACTGCCTCGGCTATCACGACGACGTCAAAACCCTGGGGAAAACCCTCGAGGAAGAAGGAAACGCCGACCAAACCATCACCCGCATCGCCACCGGCGGCCTATTCCGCTCCGGCGTCAATGAGGAAGCCCTTCACTGA
- a CDS encoding fasciclin domain-containing protein: MKILFIAAALIAVAPLSLVTSDAQQRSHEAPAKSGNVASVIAGQSDLTVFSTLIDAAGMRKQLSDGGPYTILAPTDDAFQLLGEGALEKLLMPENREKLLAMIRYHIIPVRMEASAIRTGEMKTLQGSKVAIDADSSAIWIGRAEIMRPDVRAGNGVIHAINMVLEPDVE, translated from the coding sequence ATGAAGATACTTTTCATCGCAGCAGCGCTCATCGCCGTGGCTCCGCTGTCCTTGGTCACCAGCGACGCTCAACAGAGGTCCCACGAAGCTCCCGCCAAGTCGGGAAATGTGGCGAGCGTGATCGCTGGCCAGTCCGATCTCACCGTGTTCTCTACATTGATCGACGCCGCTGGCATGCGGAAGCAGCTTTCCGACGGCGGTCCCTACACGATTCTGGCACCTACCGACGACGCTTTCCAATTGCTAGGGGAGGGGGCGCTTGAGAAACTGCTAATGCCGGAGAACCGGGAAAAGCTGCTTGCGATGATCCGCTACCACATCATCCCCGTCCGGATGGAAGCCTCGGCGATCCGCACGGGCGAGATGAAGACCTTGCAGGGTAGCAAAGTCGCCATTGATGCGGATTCCAGCGCGATCTGGATCGGTCGGGCTGAGATCATGAGGCCCGATGTCCGCGCCGGGAACGGGGTGATCCACGCCATCAACATGGTCTTGGAACCTGACGTGGAGTGA